CTTACTCAGCTCTGAAGTGCAGCAGACCAGTAAGTGTTCAACGGTGGGTGCCGGGGACGATCAGTCCACCGTGAAGGTAGGACACAGGGCTTCACACAGCCCCCAGCTCCCATTCCTCTGTTGCTTTCTCTTCCCACTAGAGCTCAGCACTCCAGCGGCCCAGTGTCCAGACATGCTGTGCATGAAGCAGTCTTGTGTGCTTGTGTCCCTCCAGCTCAGCTGGTGTCTGGAGTGATGGCATGTGCTTTGAGCCCCCTGCATGCAGCCCACTGGAGCCTGCCCTGTCATGCATCCCCAGGTCACCTCTACAAGCCAAGAGGAAAGACTTGAGGCAtcattttttattctgtcaTCACTGTCATCTAGTCCACAAAGACCTGCTTGGGTTTGTCCAGCTCATACCTAGACCAGGAGAGCGGCAGACCCTGCACTCCTCTGGGAAATAAGCTACAGTACAAGCTGGTCCCGGTGAGGGTCAGTTTTGTCAGGGACAGTTGTAGCCCCATATTCGTACAAACAACAAAAGCTCCGCTCAGACTGCGGCTGCTAACCTTCAACCCACAACATTGCACTTGGAAGCAAAAGCACCTGACCCAAAACTTGCAGGTAgcagggggacagggggacCCGTGTCCCCTGCGGGGCCACCGCAGCCATGCCCCTTGCCCTCTGCATGCGGTTTTGCTGGGTTCTAGTATTATTATACCAAAAATTCCCTCCACATTCACAGACACAGCCCCAAAACAAGGGTAGCAGCAATTCTCCTGCCCCATGGCTCACAAATCGTTGCAGTCGTCGCTGCTGTGCCTCCTCTGACCCAGGTCGAGCCTCGCTGCCAGGCACAGGGCTCTCGCCTCCATGCCTCCACTTCCCACACTGCCTTAAAAGGTCCGATAAGTGAGGAATTCCTTCAGCTTCCTGGGAATGGGGAGTGCAAGGACCTGGTACGTCGTCAGGAAGGTGCGCAGAGCTTTGCGACATAAGTGCTTTAGCGATGAGAGGACCCTTGGAGCAGTCCAGAATTGGACGTGGCCATCTCTAGTCCTGCAATGGGACCCAAACAAGCCATGAGCACAGGGCAGAGCGACATGAGAAAACCCAATTACCCCCAAATATCCCGAGCTTGCAGCAACCACGCGTTCCCCAGCCCAGGAAAACAGCCTGCACCCGCTGTAGGAGGAGAGAGCAGCCACATGTTTCTCCACTCTTTTCTCCCGCATACGCACCCTGTGGCAATGAAACCGCCATGTGGAAAGTACATGCAGCACAGGCCATTGGTCATGGGAGCAAACGCAACCGGAGACCGCAGCTCCAACGCCCAGATCCTCAGGAGCCtaaggagaaagggagggacACGATGCCAGGCCCACATCCACGCAGTGCCTGCAGCTAATATAAAGCCTCTGGGTTCACCTGAATGCATGCAAACTCTGGAGTAGGATTTTCTTCCCATGGGCTTAGAGCATCCCAGGAGTGTCACAAcacagcagcaaggcaggaggCACTGTCCCCTGTAGAGCTGAGCTGGACGCAGACAGAGCTAGTGACTGGGCTGAGGGGCACAGCGAGGGCGGCACAGCACGCAGGAGGACACGGGCCCCAGCTCATCGCTCAGAGGGGTGTCAGGGCCCTGACCTTGCTACCCCTTGCCACAGCCAGGCTGCGGTGTCCCAGGCAGCCTTTCCCCTTACGCCGGGCACTAGGGGGGGCCTGGCATGCGAGTTCTGCTCCCTGCTGGCATGTCCTGCGCtactggtttgttttggtgctGTCCTCCTGGGACCCTCTTCCCACTGGAGGTCCCCAAGGGGGTTCACTCACCTGTCGTCTGCCACCGTGGCCAGGTAGAGGCCCTCGGGAGAGAAGCAGACAGAGCGCAGGGAGCTGGTGTGGACTTCGCTGCTGTAGTCCACCGCCGAGTGCAAGGGGACATGGCTGCAGGTGGGGAGAACAAGCCCAACATCAGCCCCAGGCTGCCATGAGCCCCAACTCCAGTGCtctggggctggcagaggggcCAGCAAGTCAGAGTCCCCCCTCAGCCACTGGAGACAGGGGAGAGGTGCTGGCTGTGCCCAACTAGAAGGGAAGGCCACACTCAGCCCCAGCAAACCCCCACGGCATTGCTCGGTTCCCCCTTCCACGGTCCCTCACTGGCCCCCCAGCTCCATACCGCAgtgtcctcagctgctccccagtgTAGGGGTCCCACATGATGACGCAGGCGTCGTAGGAGGCGGTGACGAGGAGCGCTGAGTCTGGCGAGAAGTCGCACGACACCACGCTGCTCTGGTGCCCCTCCAGCCTCCGGATGAGGGTATAGGACCGCATGCTCCACAGCAGTGCCTGCAGGACACGGGCAGGGGCTGAGGCTGGGAACATTCCTGGGGTGGGAACAGAGGAGAAGCATCTCCTCCTTGGGGTTTACGGCACATGGGCTCTGGTCCCAGCTCCTCCACGCAGAACCAGAATGGCCAAGGAGCGACGGTGGCTCTGGCCTGGCCCCTTCTCATAGCGGGACTTCTTGCATGGAGGGGGACACAGAGAGCCAAGGGGACTGCTGGATTCAGCAGGACATGGGATGGCCTCCATCCTGCAGGACTCACCGACTTCTCTCCAGCAGCGGAGCAGAGCATGCTGCAGTCTGGGGAGATGGAGCAGCAGTAGACCCACTGCACGTGGCCCGACAGCACCTGGGACCTGCCGCCCTGGGGACGGCAGATACACAAGTCATGAGAGGGTAAGCACAAGAGGCAGCACTGgggcccctgcccctgctctcccctccctctcccaagAGGGAATGCACATGCGGCTGGGGGGGGTTCCCCTGGCCAGACCCCAAGCTCTGTCTACTTGAAAGCCGCTCCCGCACCTCTCAGGCCCCACCTGGAAGAGGATGGCTCTGCTCCATGTTGCAGGACCTCTCCCCTTCTGCCTTGCATACTGTCCCCAGAGATCCTCTCCCAACATCTCCCCTACTGAGGTGGGatttctcctccctttcccgCAGCAGAGCCTAGCCTCAGCTAGGGGTGACTGAGCACCACGGACATCCCTGCACACTCCTACCATCTCTGCTCAGGTCCCAGACGCGCAAGGTCTTGTCCCGTGAGGCCGACACAAGGATGAGGCTTTCCATTGGGCGCAAAGCTCAGGTCTCTGACAACATCCTGGTGCCCCCAAGAGGCTGAAAAGGAGATGTCCTGCGGAGAGGAGCCATGCTCAGTGCCTTCCATCCATGGGGAACGAGGGCAGTGCCCCTCAcatgcaggcagccctgcccggGCCTGGGCAGGGGCTCCCGCTCACCCTGGGGAAGTATTTTGGGAAGGATGGAGACAGGATCTCCTTCcaagggggaggaaggggagagacaCCAGCCTGAAGCCATGACTGCTCCTGCTGTCGGTGAGGGGCCGCTCACCTGTCTGCACCTCCCAGACCTTGATCTGCCCATCGTTGAGCCCAGTGGCCAGGATCAGGCAGGGAAGACCCCACGGCGCAAGGGGGATCCGTcctccccccacctctgccaCCGGCCAGGCGCTGAAGGCCAGACCCCACACGATCTGGCCACACTCCAGCGTCTTCTCCTTGGCCACCCCTCGGCTCCTCGCTTCCGCTTTGCTACCGCGGCTCTTGCGCTCTGGGGtttttgcagctgctgggagaaaaaggagggatGCAGGGTTACCCCCGGGGCAGCCCTGCCCCCAGGgatccccccaccccggggtgcGTGCACCCCGTCTCCATCCAGCCGTCCCCCATACTCACAGCTCAGCCTCCCCCAGGGGGCCAGGGGATCAGCTTGACCACACAATGTCCCCTGCGACCAGGCGAACCAGGCGCCGTCCGGGGAAAAGGCCACGCTCCACGTCTCGCAGCTGGATTTCCAGTCGTAGCGTTGGGGGACGACCCCGGCTTTCAGCTCCGCCAGCAAGACGGGTTCCTCTGGGCGGCGGGACGGCCACGTTACCCCCTGGCCTGGGCCCTCCTCCCGCCCTCCCCATGGGGACAGGGtgggcccggggtgggggggggggtacCCGCTTCCCCGGCCCTCAGCGGGGCGGCCCCGGTCACCGCGGGAGCACCGGCCGCCGCTCGCCGCCCCCCCTCACCTCCGCTCGGCTTCATGGCGGCTccgcctgccccggccccgccgcctccgcccggcccacggcaaggcccccgccgggccgggcgcggCCCTCCGCGGGCCCAGGCCCGGGCCCAGGCCCAGGGTGGCGGtagctgcggcggcggcggcgcggtgAGGGTAGCCCGgctgccgccgcctcctcctcctcctccggcgGCGGCAacgccccgccgcggcccggccgGGGGAGGGTGCCCGGGGAGGGGACCCCGCCGCCACCGTCCGCCCTTGCCGGGGGCTCCCCGGGAACGGCTGCTGAACACGGAGCGGCGGCAAACGCTCCCGTCCTGGGGGAGGTCCCCCCGACCGCCCCCGGCGCTGAGGGGGGTGGAGGCGGAGGGGGCTGTCCCTCCGGGCGGAGGGGCGCAAGAGGATGTCAAGCCCCAGGGGGCATTCCAGGACCCAGCACTCACACAGTGACACCCCCCGGCAAGTGCAACCCCCAGGGGACCCAGCACCCACACGGTGGACACCCCCTGGCAGTGGCCCCCCCCAGGGACCCAGCACCCACACAGTGACGCCCCCCGGCAATGCAACCCCCAGGGACCCAGCACCCACATGGTGACACCCCCTGGCAGTGCCCCCCCAGGGACCCAGCGCCCACATGGTGACACCTCCGGCAGTGCAACCCCCAGGGACCCAGCACCCACATGGTGACACCCCCTGGCAGTGCAAACCCCCAGGGGACCCAGCACCCACATGGTGACACCCCCCTGGCAGTGCAACCCCCAGGGGACCCAGCACCCACATGGTGGACATCCCCTGGCAATGCCCCCCCCCCTCCCATGGACCCAGCACCCACATGGTGACACCCCCTGGCAGTGCCCCCCCCAGGGGACCCAGCACCCACACGGTGACGCCCCCGGCAGTGCCCCCCCCAGGGACCCAGCACCCACATGGTGACATCCCCTGGCAGTGGCCCCCCCCAGGGACCCAGCACCCACACAGTGACGCCCCCGGCAATGCAACCCCCATGGACCCAGCACCCACATGGTGACATCCCCCGGCAGTGCAACCCCCAGGGACCCAGCACCCACAACGGTGGACACCCCCCTGGCAGTGCCCCCCCAGGGACCCAGCACCCACACAGTGACGCCCCCGGCAATGCAACCCCCAGGGACCCAGCACCCACATGGTGACAACCCCCTGGCAGTGCCCCCCCAGGGACCCAGCGCCCACCATGGTGACATCCCCTGGCAATGCCCCCCCCTCCCatggaccccagcacccacaTGGTGACACCCCCTGGCAATGCAACCCCCAGGGACCCAGCACCCACATGGTGACACCCCCTGGCAGTGCCCCCCCCAGGGACCCAGCACCCACACGGTGACGCCCCCGGCAATGCAACCCCCAGGGGACCCAGCACCCACATGGTAGACATCCCCTGGCAGTGCCCCCCCCAGGGACCCAGCACCCACACAGTGACGCCCCCGGCAATGCAACCCCCAGGGACCCAGCACCCACATGGTGACACCCCCTGGCAGTGCAACCCCCATGGACCCAGCACCCACATGGTGACACCCCCTGGCAGTGCAACCCCCAGGGACCCAGCACCCACATGGTGACACCCCCTGGCAGTGCAAACCCCAGGGACCCAGCACCCACATGGTGACATGGTGACATCCCCTGGCAATGTCATCCCCCTGAGGGACCCAGCACCCACATGGTGACATCTCCTGGCagtgcccccccccgccagaACCCAGCACGTACATGGTGACACCCCCAGGATCCAGCACCCACAATGTGACACCCCCTGGCAGTGCAACCCCCATGGACCCAGCACCCACATGGTGACACCCCCTGgcagtgcccccccccccatggACCCAGCACCCACATATTGGCATCCCCTGGCAATGCCCCCCCCTCCCATGGACCCAGCACCCACATGGTGACACCCCCTGgcagtgccccccccccccatggaCCCAGCACCCACATGGTGACATCTCCTGGCAGTGCCCCGCCCCCCGCCAGAACCCAGCATGTACATGGTGACACCGCCAGGACCCAGCATCCACACAGTGACcgcccccagcagcagcaccccggGGACCCAGCACCCACTACATGACGCCCACCCTGGCAATACCTACAGTGAGTCACCGCAGGAGACATCTGGCCAGCCCACCCCCGCAGCTCCCCCCCTAATTTACCATTCCTCCAGCccctcctgtgccccctgctgtgtCTGGGGGGGGGCACACACCAACAGGGCAGTGGGGACAGGGAGGACCTCAGGCCCCCGTCCTCATCCCCCTTGGCTTGGGGTCCCCAGTGTGGAAAAGCTGGGATGCAGAGAGCGTGAGGATCCGGGGAGTATAGCGGTGCTGCGTCTGCAGGCACCCCAGGGCCTGCTGGAgtctccctgctctgcctcagGGTGTCCCCTGCAAGGGGGCACCCAGGGTGGGGGCAAGGTCTCATGGATGTCTCAAAgactgctgtgccagcagccccCCAAGCCGgctgcttcctctgctgcatCCCCACCCTGAGGCCAACACTCACGCCAGGCTCCCCATGGCACCCACCGCCACTTTGGGGTCCAGGGAGACGCCCCCCCAGCCTGGGACAGTCCCTTGTCCCACTCGATGTGATGGGACAGGAGCTGCCCCCCCACGAGAGGCCAGCATGCTGCGGTGgtcccgtgcctcagtttccccattgCTAGAATGGGGGGGCTTTTCCCCACACCAGTGGTCACCAGCACACGGAGGGAACCCCACAGCGAGCTGCTCGTCCGCCGGGCTGGTGGGCATGAGGCCAGCCCACCCGAGCTCGCCCGCTGCCGCGTGCCCGCGCGCTCCGGCTCGCTTGCTCTCGCCCGCTGCTCCAGCGCAGGTGGGGAGTGAAGCAGTGAGAAAAACAaccaagaagaggaagaagcgACAGCGAGAAGCTCtcgggcaggaggaggaggccgGTGGCGGCAGCCCCACTGGCAGTGCGGGGGGCTCGGGGCACCCGGGTGTACCTACTGCAGACCCCCCCCATGGACTCCTCAGCGCCCACCCCGAAGTTCGCCAGCATGGCCAAAACCACCTCCCTGCACTGCCGGGTGGTGGAGGGGAAGGACCTGCCTGCCAAGGACATGTGAGTGCCTCGGGGGGCTCTCGGCTCCCCGGTTTCCCTGAGCCCCCCACCCTGGGTGacttggggggggagggggctgggtacTCTGGGTGCTCTGCTCTCTCTGCAGTTTTGGGGATCCCCGCTTGTGGAGACCCATTACCCCAAAGGAGGAGTCTGGGGGTGCAGGGTACTGCCAGCCCCCTCCTGCCTCAGCCCCTCCCCACAGGAGGTGTATGAGCCCTTCAACCCCTTGGGCATCCccttgctgccccccagcatGGTGGGCACAGAGTGTCCCCCCAAGGCTGTGGGTAGCACTGGGGGGCacagccccccgcacccccagaGTATCCACACCCGGGGAGGGTGGCTGAGGGGGGCAGGGAgcccccctgcctgctcctgcccggCGGATATGCCTCGGCGGAGCTGGCAGCCATGGGCTCCTCCGGATGTGCCAGCCTGGCACTGCCGGCCGCTCCCAGGTCCGGGTAGCCGGGGAcgactgcaggcagcagggcctccctgcctcagtttccccacccaGCGGGGGTCATGATGCCCTGCTGGGTACCCCACATTGAGGGGACTGGGCACAGCTGGGCAATCCGGACCCAGCAGCATGGGGGCGAGGTGCCCAGTGCCACTCCcagcacccccctccccccccaaatccaGCTCGGGGCTATCCTGGGCTGCGGAGGGGCTCAGGGTGACCTGCTCTCATCCAGCTTCTCAAGGGGGTCAGAGCTGTCAACCCCACAGCGTGCTGCCGAGATttgcctgcctgtgcctgccagACAGGCTGGACTGTGGGCTTTGCtctgccaggaggagctgggataCCCCTGGGGACTAACAAAATTGCCTCAGCTCACAGCAAGCGGTGCTGAGCCCCCAGCCTCAACCAGGGCCTTCCCATCCCCAGCCCATGGCTGGGATGGAGGCTGGGGTCACCTTCCTTGGCCCCCCCCCCGTGGCCTGGCTCCTTGTTGGAGTGCCTTCCATAAtctcctgcctccagcagctggggatTTGGGGCTCCAGCATTGTCCTGGGCACACCGCCCCGGGCTGGCATCCCTCCATGTAGGTCCGGCTGCTGTAAATGAGCAGAGAAGAGGCTCTGCAGGGACTAGGTGGAAGAGCCCTGGATCCAGCCCTCATCCCCTCCAAGCCACCCTCCCCTGCGGAAGGGGTTAAGCCTGCGAAGGGCCCTGGGCCAGGCTGCTGTCACCCTGACACAGCGGGTTGCTACAGAAACTCTGGCTCGGCTGAGTGCCGCTGGCAAGACACCAGTACAGGGTGGGGGTCATGGGACGCAGGGTGGTGGCTCGGGGTAGCCCACAGTGGGGAATGGGAAAAGGTGTTGTCCCTATCCCGGTGTGAGTTGTGGGGTAGGGCTGAGACCAGGCAACTCATCTCACCCCCTGGGGCTGGTGCTTTGCTGGCGAGATTTGAAGTGATGCTTGGATCCAGTCCCCTGAGCcccacccagcagcagcccccaaGGACTGGTGGGACCCGCAGGGTGGGGCGCTGACCCTTCACACTCACATCCCctacccagcagcagcccccaaGGACTGGTGGGACCCGCAGGGTGGGGGGCTGACCCTTCACACTCACATCCCCCACCCAGGTGCGGCTCCAGCGATCCCTACTGCGTGGTCAAGGTGGAC
The genomic region above belongs to Phalacrocorax aristotelis chromosome 15, bGulAri2.1, whole genome shotgun sequence and contains:
- the WSB2 gene encoding LOW QUALITY PROTEIN: WD repeat and SOCS box-containing protein 2 (The sequence of the model RefSeq protein was modified relative to this genomic sequence to represent the inferred CDS: deleted 3 bases in 3 codons; substituted 1 base at 1 genomic stop codon), yielding MKPSGEEPVLLAELKAGVVPQRYDWKSSCETWSVAFSPDGAWFAWSQGHCVVKLIPWPPGGGXAVTAAKTPERKSRGSKAEARSRGVAKEKTLECGQIVWGLAFSAWPVAEVGGGRIPLAPWGLPCLILATGLNDGQIKVWEVQTGHLLFSLLGHQDVVRDLSFAPNGKPILVSASRDKTLRVWDLSRDGRSVQGCPSQVLSGHVQWVYCCSISPDCSMLCSAAGEKSALLWSMRSYTLIRRLEGHQSSVVSCDFSPDSALLVTASYDACVIMWDPYTGEQLRTLRHVPLHSAVDYSSEVHTSSLRSVCFSPEGLYLATVADDRLLRIWALELRSPVAFAPMTNGLCCMYFPHGGFIATGTRDGHVQFWTAPRVLSSLKHLCRKALRTFLTTYQVLALPIPRKLKEFLTYRTF